The DNA sequence CAGATTTGACACTACTCAAATatgagtgatttttttaattaccatcACAGGTGTGAAGAATTCATTAACATGTGGATAACTAATTTCAGCTTAAAAATTagactaataatttttaataaaatatctattattaactatattttattcatttataaaattcaaatacaaaatcttacttaaaataaattaaagtgacATATTTATAATACCAGTTTTATTATCAGaacattcaaaattttcaaaacccataattaatactaattatttttttcttttttttcatcacaTCATATTATCACCCATAATacttattattttctctcttttatctctctttCACTACACGTCACTTAGCACGTAGGGTATCCgagtattattttcttttttatttgaaccaTTGGTGCAACAAATCGGTGGGATCGAGAAaacatttgtttaattataatttattgaagAACTTGTATATAATACAAAGACTTGCTTTGACTTGGTACACTGAAGCACAAAGTTTTAGTGTTGTGGCATATTGGTCATTTAGATTCCTTAAATAATATTGGCCAAAGTTTCTCATGATGGAGAGCCATTATCCATGTTGGCCTTATATTCATCACTTAATTAACTCGGAAGCAACCAAGAAACTGCGTGCTGTCTCcttattttctcaaaaactGCATGAACCCTCTCTTTTTCACCGAACCTTCCTTTGTTCTTtcccttcaattttttattcacGGCAAAGATGGGTGAGAGTAACAGCAACAAGAAGAGGAAGTTAATTTGCCGCGAAGAAGAAcatgaagaggaggaggagaccAAAATGGAGACGTTCTTTGCTCTGGTGAGAAACTTCCGCGACACACGTGATCGGTGGATGGGTCTGAGGTCAGGTGACCGCAAGAGCAAGAGGGGTAAGATTATCACTGCCAAGGAAGAAAATATAGTTTGGAAACCCACGTTTCAGCTTGAGGATTTCGCTGATGAGCAAGCTCGGTGCCGAAACTCTTTGGAACCTAGTGCGTCATCTCAGAGCAAAAACTGTGATAAGGAAGATGCTGCAGAAAAGGGTATTGACCTCAGCCTCTCACTTTGACAAACGGGTCTCTTCATGTGACCATGGCTAGCTTGCTAGATGTTATTGTAATATTCTATATTCAGAAACCTTAAGCTATATATGTGTCTCTCTTTAACTTGATTTTCACTGTGCAACTTAATTTGTAGATGTGTCATGTGTGGTTAATTAGTTAATATGGTTTTTGCTTTTGAGGCTTTTAGTCAGTCGTAATGTATCTTGAACTTCAACTTGTGAAATAATTGTACCTTTTCAGTTCCCTCAATGGCAGTGCTAATTCTAAATTGAAGGGGGAGGAGCAGGGTGAGAAATTACTGTACTGTctagtattattttttgaacTTGTGATTTTGATCATTATTAGGTATTATAATAGGCTATATAGTGAAATTGTTTGATGAGAGTATCAAacataaattagtttttgaagataattttttttaatttagtcctAACAAATTAGACAAATTGGTTCGACcgataatttaatgataaaataatccttaaatattataagttaatattaaattaatctttaaaaatataatttattgttaaattaattcttaaatattacaatttaacaataaaatatctCATAAATTTAACGATAATACTAATTTGTTATACTTATTATACagactaaatttatatttttttatttttttaagaaattaatttgtcaCTGTAACACATTTTCATGAATAAATATCACTATTTActcaataaaatatgtttagaaAATTGAAAATCTTGAGTATGTATTGGACAGAAATTGACCAAACCAATAAATATGTAGGGTTGAAGTATataataaattcttaaaaagtGAAGATTCAATTCTATAAACAATATTCTTCATTGaacttttaaatgtaaaaaaaaaaaaaaaaaaaaagattaaacatGTTTTCAGTTATGAATATAGCATTTCACTTTTCTAAATAGATGCATTTTAGAAAATCAAATACGTCCGTAAtcatagattaaaaaataaacggttgatataacaaaattatattacattttatatatatatatatatatatatatatatgtgtgtaaaatgtaaatttaataagaatttaataattatgtaatgaaaatataaaataattttatattattattcaatcataaaacaccgtttatatgatttttaaggacattgtcattttatggttaacCTTAGTAGGTAGATAATGCTCTTTTTTAGTGAATAGCATTGTCATTTTTGCACTCCTTTGAATAGCAAGAAAATATTGTTGAGTTTATATGGTAGAATTCGATCCCCCTAGAATATATTGTTGAGGAAGAACCAGAAATTTTAAGTGTGACTAATTAAATATCAAACCAAGTGGTGGATCCAGCTAACATGCTTTAGGCGCACTTGCCCCcactaatttttttgtttttattaatataaaatatatataccaataaattgcttttataatttgaaatgtaattaaaaaataatgtataatataaatttttacccCACTGATTTATATTTATGGGTATTGCTCCTTCTtggttacaaaaataaattgtaacaaaaatattctttaaaacataaataatttatttttttaaaactacaaTGGTATGAAATACctaaaatgttataaataaGATTGAATCCTCATAAGCTACAATAGTCTTAAATATTCACATATAAGGAGAACACGAGAAGTATAACAAAAttacttaaaagaaaattaagtttACAAGTCTCCTCTATTtcaacaacttctcctttatactcagaaaataaaacttctaataaaatataatctcaacgagtaaaacaaatttttaaaaaaatttacaaataatattattctcaACCATCATGATAACTGAAAAAACTCAACCATAATACtcataacaaatttaaaataaaatatcataaatatatacaccaataaaatcaaactaatcCAACCACCATTTATTCACATAAcattctcaataaaaaaaaaaacatttcgaCTTTAACATCTCAAATattcaaatcaataataaagaaaCATGTAATCTCTTATATCAGTAGTGGATTTAATTCTCAAACACTAAGTCTTAATAACAATCTTCACGTTCATACTTTAACAGTAATACAATATGACAACTATTAATTAACATAACACAATATTGCACTTgtacataaattagaatatagacatatataattaaagaatatttataatataaaatcaatacACACTAGTGGGACCTAGAATCAGTAATTTACTAATGGGTTCATGCAAATAtacatataatgaatttaatatatatctatataagtaatatatatattagacaCAAACATGAATGACAAAGTCTCAATCAATTTCACGCAAGATCTCACAGTAATATTACGATATCTAATTTGTTATAACCGCACATGGATCATTTCATGCAAGAATCAATTATCATGCTTTCCCAAAAATTTATACCATgttagtttagaaaaataatattttacttactaggattgtatttcatttaaagtgttgttttttaaaaaaacaaggacaaaacagtTGAAACTGAAAAAACTTGaagactttgttttttttagttaattttgttatatttttagtgtTCTTAGTTGttcatatttaagaatattgtaCCTTATAAGGATTCAATCTTATTTATAACGTTTAAGGTATTTCAaatcattgtattttttttataaaaaaaatcaattatttacactttaaagaatatttttactacaatttgtttttgtaatgaagggtgttgcttttttttatcaaatcaatTTGATCATAGGTCGGACTGTGGTGGTGggatttgttttcaaaaacaaaaaatcaaatatgcTTGTTTAAATTATGAAAGTGACTTACTAATCCCTTAGATCTTAGGTGTGATCAACCTAATGTCTTGGGGATGGTATGATACTAATATCTTAGATATTAGATCTTATCAATCTAACATCTAAGGGACAATGTGAAAAATTATGAGAACTAATAGGTGAAAGATAATGATGACTCTTCCAAAAAATTAAGAAGcaaaataaattagtaaaaagtaagataattttttagaatgtgaaaaaagtgataaaaaataatagatgcatatataaaatgacattgacatctcaaataaaaaaatgcatataaataagagtgttttttttttattatcctttTATCTATTTAACATTGAGAATAAGCAATATTTAAGTGAATTTCATCACTTTTTCCTCTCATTTTCTTGCATATCAAACgggaacaagttttttttttttatataaatgtatatctttattttcattcactCTCCTCATTTTCTTGCTTGTTTTTAATCATTGTAATTATGACATTTGGCCTCTCAATGATGTCTGAAGGTATTCCTTGATTTGGGTAGTGATGGATGTACAAATTTTAAGTTGTGGGTGTAACGCTTTTGATTATCGGTTTTTCGACGACTCTCACACTATGACACTTCATATGATGACACTTCACTTGACATCCTTGTTGCTCAAAATCCTCCGTAAGTAATCATTTCCAAGATCTCGACAACTAGCTCTAACACTGCTTGTTTGCTCTCAAGATAATTGGCTGTCCCCACAAACCATCATGAGACATTACAAAGTATTTTGTCCTTACTCACGTTTTCTTAAAAACTTCCAAAATGTCACTTATCTCATAACTACTTTAAGTCAAACACGTTTAACTGTGGAGTTCTTAAATGATAGACTACCAAAAACTATATGTATCTTGTTAATATAGATAATaccaattaattcttttaagtcaTATTAAATTATACAGTCTCATACTTACACAACTTATAGATATTTCTCATTCCAGATTGATTCGTTTGAGGTGTTACATGCGTACCGCTTTTGCCTAGTTTGTCCTAAACCACACTGTACTATGAGAGAGGTTTGTTGTAATACTCCTAATTTTTTATGTCTCAACAACTCACACTCTAGGCACTTCACACGATGTTGTTTCACTCAACTTTCTTATTGATTAGAATCTTTCAGTGGTCAAAAGTCTTCATAGTAGTCCTTTTTGAAACAACGAAAACTATCTTTGACACTGTTCGACTGTTCTATGATTATTATCTGTTCCTACAAATTAACACAAGATTTTTTAGTGTATTTTGTCCCCACTCATTACtttatgaaaaactttttaaaatatcattcatcCCATAATTACTCTAAGCCAAACGCGTTTAACTATGAAATTCTTTAAGTTCAACTACTGAAATGTATCTTAATCCATATCGTCTCATGccttatttatcttaaatataaatataaatataagataaaactATCATgttaaacaatataatttatttaaatattaaactacTGAAATGTTTTCTATTCATGTTGAACAATtttctattataaaaaatataatttattttttggatgTTACATTTTCTCTCCTCTTTTAACAATTTAGTGTCCGAAATTAACACTACCTAATTAACATGTAGTATGTCACCAACATAAACAATATAATTAGGCATAAGAGAATCAATTAACATATTGCATAGTAATAGAAATAGCTTATCAGAACAACATATAACAATACGATTGGAGGACAATCAACGCATATCAAGCATGACCACTAAACAAGACATATGCAAGCATATAGCATCAACACTATAAGACCATTCAACGAGTATTAGAAGTAACAAGTCAGCAAATCATTCCTATGAAATTCAAATAACCCCTCGCACAACGGGTTAAGAGTCATATTctgattattttatttcctttatatctatttatttacttatttttttttacttatctaTCTGTGTAAGACGTATATGATTATTGTAAGAAATTTCTaacatatcataatttttttttaaatccacaTTTTTCCAAACCCAGAAAATTGAAGGAATTCTgggattttaaaataattacattaattatgatttttaattatattttatgaaacatatagatataaaataaataaaaaaataaataatatataagcttcaaattattttaaaaaataaaattatacaagtaaattaataattattcataatatttctcagcaaaaaaatattcataatacttttatcataaaataaatatagataatataaattcatttttaattaatgccTTTAAAAATCAAGCTAGTTATGTCTGACATAATAGAAAGTTGCCATCTATGAGTCATAGTAGTACGTGTTGAGAACTGATTAAGATTCCTTTGATGCGTCGTTTTAACGCTATCATCTGCACCTAATGCTGTGGGTGTCCCCACCGAACGATAAGACTTGTTGTGCCTACTGACTACTGCTCAAGCTCAACCATTTACTTATCTTAGTATACAAATACTTAAATAAAGGATCTTTAggtatattaattaaagaaataaaaaatatttattatataaattataagaaaacgtaaaaagaaaattatcaataacgcaattttttatttaataaaaaaatatatttttaataactaattttttaatacattagtTAATATTTGCCTGCTTAAAATTTATgtcttattataaattattgaattttattcttttacatatttatatttttacatttttctgaAATCTttatctagttttttttttcattttttcatacATTCTTTTCTTAGTTCTCATACTCCTTTCCATAAAATCTGCCAGGCAAATATTATCCTTAAatgtttattgaaaatttaatactaaaaatattaaataagatatttttatattttagacgacatatctttataaaataaattttttatttcgatTCATTAGCGAGTAATAActgcactctttttttttatctatttatgttTCATAATCACCTAcccatttcaatttaaaaataatattatttaaggaTTTGAGTTATTCAttatagaattaaaatataatttatatattcaaaaaaaaattatttatcatgaattttaattatataaaagtaaatgttCATTATGGGAGAACGAAACAGAATAACATGAATCAACAATATTATATAGGACGAGGagtattttttaaggaaaaaaataattatttatataacaatCCTGAATGATTTTtcgtcaaaaaaaaaatcctaaaagatataagaattatttaacatttttttcacacTTCTTTTCGAACCAAATAAAAAAGCTAAAACATTTTGCTTTTATCCTCTACTggtattttagtattttccaaCGAAATGCTATCTTTAAAGaatgacaattaaaaaaattattcttcaagatagttattctaatttatagagaaaaatatttaaataattaataaaatgtttattttttcatttttaataattttattttcttatatttgtttttaattccaAACAAAACACAATTGGATCGGGAGGGCATGAACCAATCACACTAGTTAAACACAATTACACTTATCTTTTTTTGGTaaagtaaggaaaaaaaataaaatagaactaCACTGAGAAACTATCAAAGGCTAAACTAATTCCATTTGATGCTAAGGCATTAGCAACTGTATTTGGCTCTTGAGGAACAACAACAATCTCTAGCTACCATTCCCTGTAAGTCACAACATGAATTGCACTCAGAATATCTCTGTGAGTATGCAAGTCTGCCATATCAGAATTCGCCTCGTGGATTGCTTTTACTGCTTCCAAACAATCTGTCTCGCAAATAACCTTTGTGAAAACCACCCTCCTAAAGGTGGTCAtgacctcttcttcttcttgaagCCCTCCCTTTTCCTCTGATTGTTTCCCATGATGGGCAAAGGATGGGGTGTCTCGCAGATGGTCTCTTGTGGGGTGGGAGACGTTGTGCAAACCTATAATCCAAGGGGGGTTTGGGCGTGAGAGATTCGCGCCAAGCAAATACAGCGTTGTTGGGAAAACTCACTAGAGAAGTTCTGGGTTAAGGTATTACAACATAAGTATTTGTGAAATACTTTAGTGTTGGAAGTGGTGAGGGGATCATGACCTTCTTATGTTTGGCCCAACATCGTGAAAGCGTTGAGGGTACTTCGTAATGGTTTCAACCTGCTTGCTCATTTGAAGGAGTTTCTAGTGAGCATTTTAGCCATCTTAATTAAATACCAATAAACACCAAAAACATATTATCTTAAATTATCAGGAGGAGTTTTTATGATAAGCTGTCAGTATTGATTAGTCTAAGAAACGGTTGATTTTGTGTTCTTCCTTAATCAAATCATCgtttttcttttggaatctTAAGTGTTTCTAATCAGATAAATAAACGAGAGAATACAATTTTTGATTTGGTATATCAAGACCACAATCTTGCTTTAGATTTTAACCGGGCCAAATTGATTCCCTCTTatcaagtttatattatttttttatgatggtCCAATAAACTCACCAAATTAAACTACTTTTATTGagacataaatataaataactaatataaacgataaatataatatgtagtctacactaattaattaatttagaattataaaattcataacAGTTTGGACCAACCAATTTATGCAAGATTGCATTTTATTGTATCCTTTTTATACATAGAGACATTTGTGTCATTTTATCAAtgcatttctttctttccttcactctttctctttcctactaaacaattaaacattcatcatacattctattttctttttctcttcttctcactttattttctttcactttctttaataaatcaaacaaagtggctacaaataatattaaaaaaataaagatctgGCAAATGTCAAAGTGATACTTTCAGCATTTAGAAGAATTCAATATTGACactaacaataaaattaaaatatttatacttttatttaataaattcaaaatgttatacaatcactaaattaaatttattgaatactTTATATAGATTAATGAAAAAAGTCAAAGAACATGTGTTAGGAGTTTGATATTTAAGTGTGTGTATGAAAAATAACAAGTCTCCATgattatttaatgtaattatatattttgacttTAATTTAAGATCCTTagttaaattaaagtaattttacaaaaattgatCTAAGCACTCgatgatttaaattattaaaaattatgtcttATTGGGTGGCATGGAAATAAGATGGCGAAAATGATTATAGAGGgagaaaataatattgattgTTTGCTGGAATGAAAATAAAGTAGACATAAGATGAgtctattatcatttttttatacttattttcatttacttatttatttttatttctttcatatttatttaaattaaaaaaataattaaaatataaaagaataagtATAAAACATTAAGAAAATTGGGATAttaaatatctctattttataacaaaagaattaaaattatgaattcaaCCAAACATtaagaacaaaattatattttaacatttcttCTTTTACCAACGAGACCCTAATGAGAAAGTAACCCGGTGCATGTTTAATAAACCTATAATGAATAGGGGTGGGTAAGAGGGTTGGTCTGCCCCGTGTAAGACTCACCCCCATAAGATTGTATTGACAGCGGACTGGATTAGTCCGCCCCGCATTGTTATACAAACTTAATAAATTGGTCCGCTCCTGACCCATTGACCTTGCAGGTCAAACGAGTCGGTTTGCCgacctaattttaaaagaattttaatttcaataaaaatgtaacataatcaaattaaatttaacacaaatataaataaaatatcaataattagtcaattacataaataaaataaataatgtcttaacaaaagaaaatccaaacaataaatctaaaatatgaaacttaaacaTCTCTAATAACAAATGATTGCATATTTGAAGTAGCTTGAGTCTTCTTCATTTTCAcatcttcatattttttacttaaaactcAAAAcgataataaatattagaatcaaCTCAAGTTAAGAGATTAAAAGACGATAATTATTACACATTATTTACCTTGCTCATCAAATCctattaatcaatttttagtatatatcAATGCTTGCGCATTATCACCAAGAAGCCTAGTTCGATATTTTGTTAATCACCCGTGAGTTAATACTAAATGTCGATCTGGAAGTCATAATTGTAATTTAGATGCTCAAAATATCACAAAACAATAATGAAAGATTTGGATTAAGCAAAATTCTTAAAATGCTGTAGTTGGTAAGattcttaaataataaattaagtgaGTTTACGAACAACATGTGGATTTCCGCGGACCAAACCCACACAGTTCAcactaaaaatattacattcccataaattatttaaaaaattcatccgTTACTTGTATAGATAGCAGGCTAGTCCCTGGATCTCCTTTCTTTTACCGACCCCTAAAAATGAACAGTGTgcttaaaataacaaaaagtcAAGATCTAGTATTGAAGTAGTCGAAATGATGACGAATCACAAGGGGTGCCTTACGCATGCAGCCAGAGCATGGAAAAGTGACGTCAGAAGCGTAACGTCATCAGGAATTCAATTTCCAGATTTAATAATCGAAACAGCGCATCGTTGTACGCGTAGGTTCGTCTTTTGTCTATAAAATGCACACATCATAGAATTGTTGAACACGGCATTCCCTTGCCGACAATGCCCGCTAACACACCTGACACCAGACCATGATACCCACTGACAAGAAAAGTACACCTAATCAACCACGCACAACCATAAGCCTCTCTCACTTCTCTTGTTAAATCAATTGGAATCAGATTCTTTCTTCTGTTCTCTCCGTTTCAGTTGCTATGGATAATAAGAAGAGAGGGGCGAGGGAgggtgaagatgaagatgagaTGAAGATGGAGAAGTTTTACGCGCTGTTGAGGAACTTCCGCGACGCCCGTGATCGCCGGCGAAGGGAGTTGGTGGAGTTGGAAAAACACGAGAGCAAcatctggaagaagatgatgaagggcACCGCCCCAACTGCAACGAAGGACAATAAGGCAGAAGTTTCTTTCGAATTTCAGGACTTTACCACCGAGATTCAATTCAGAAAGCCACCTTTGGTTTTTCCTAATCCAGTTTCATCATGTGACACTAGcaaagacaacaacaaaggtaacaagaagaagaaacagcAGGATCTTGCTCTCGATCTCAAACTCGCTCTCTA is a window from the Glycine max cultivar Williams 82 chromosome 2, Glycine_max_v4.0, whole genome shotgun sequence genome containing:
- the LOC100527824 gene encoding NPR1 interacting domain-containing protein; this translates as MGESNSNKKRKLICREEEHEEEEETKMETFFALVRNFRDTRDRWMGLRSGDRKSKRGKIITAKEENIVWKPTFQLEDFADEQARCRNSLEPSASSQSKNCDKEDAAEKGIDLSLSL
- the LOC100306595 gene encoding putative NIM1-interacting family protein, producing MDNKKRGAREGEDEDEMKMEKFYALLRNFRDARDRRRRELVELEKHESNIWKKMMKGTAPTATKDNKAEVSFEFQDFTTEIQFRKPPLVFPNPVSSCDTSKDNNKGNKKKKQQDLALDLKLAL